One Glycine max cultivar Williams 82 chromosome 4, Glycine_max_v4.0, whole genome shotgun sequence DNA segment encodes these proteins:
- the LOC100786330 gene encoding uncharacterized protein: protein MHLISSEKNSIEQLVIALSAESCASVALVVQESIHLVNGKNIQVTERKKWKHSVKVKSTTTNGKMGQDDHLLESLGSIQFLMKLLKPIVSTTKFGYKLLSLRQNDDMLKNTTMTGRLDSSSAEVFSRVQEILVNCKELKTCQNDSRGRDQSYAKMVSIADYGKGLFVCHFS from the exons ATGCACTTGATTTCTTCCGAGAAGAATTCCATTGAGCAACTTGTGATTGCCTTAAGTGCAGAGTCATGTGCAAGTGTGGCTCTTGTGGTACAAGAAAGCATACACTTAGTGAATGGGAAAAACATACAGGTTACAGAgcgaaaaaaatggaaacatagTGTGAAAGTGAAAAGTACAACTACCAATGGAAAAATGG gCCAAGATGATCACCTCCTTGAATCACTTGGTTCTATTCAATTTCTGATGAAGTTGTTAAAACCAATTGTCTCCACAACAAAATTTGGCTATAAACTTTTATCATTGCGTCAGAATGATGACATGTTGAAAAATACGACTATGACGGGAAGATTGGATTCCAGTTCTGCAGAAGTTTTTTCTAGAGTTCAAGAAATTCTAGTAAATTGCAAAGAACTGAAAACATGTCAGAATGACAGTAGGGGGAGAGACCAGAGTTATGCGAAAATGGTTAGCATTGCTGACTATGGAAAAGGCTTGTTTGTCTGCCATTTCTCTTGA